The Daucus carota subsp. sativus chromosome 9, DH1 v3.0, whole genome shotgun sequence genome window below encodes:
- the LOC135149606 gene encoding protein FAR1-RELATED SEQUENCE 7-like, translating to MHRQRNETERLDHESNSSKPNILSRWFIEDDAAELFTRSIFYKVQEEILASCLDMQIKRMSEEVDGVTHFEIKDVKVKDKLFKVTVSKSHAVCSCKQFVMCGIVCRHAFCGLKQIGVTKFPRSLVLNRWMKVAESGTSLESNVVCSDYFKMEQVSLKLTNLWFDFRQILSKAGVEMDKLDYVHKIIKQISSDFEKYDGDSVDFTKKDHMAAMVGEQPVEEVTILAPTVSRNKGNYFKRLVSDREKAMTKANKRVRRCKECSATTHDSRTCPKKKKDGGAVVSNML from the exons ATGCATAGGCAGCGGAATGAAACGGAACGTTTAGACCATGAGTCTAACTCAAGCAAACCAAACATTTTATCAAGATGGTTCATTGAAGATGATGCAGCTGAGCTATTTACACGTTCCATTTTTTacaaagttcaagaagaaatttTGGCATCTTGCTTGGATATGCAAATCAAGAGAATGAGTGAAGAAGTTGATGGGGTAACTCATTTTGAAATAAAGGATGTCAAAGTTAAAGATAAACTTTTTAAG GTTACTGTTAGCAAATCACATGCCGTATGTTCGTGCAAACAATTTGTTATGTGTGGAATTGTTTGTAGGCATGCTTTCTGTGGCTTAAAGCAGATTGGTGTCACAAAATTTCCAAGGAGTCTCGTGCTTAATCGTTGGATGAAAGTTGCAGAAAGTGGCACTTCATTGGAATCTAATGTTGTGTGTTCGgattattttaaaatggagcAAGTGTCGTTGAAGTTGACAAACTTATGGTTTGATTTTCGTCAGATTCTTAGCAAAGCTGGAGTTGAAATGGATAAGCTTGACTATGTTCACAAAATCATTAAGCAGATAAGTAGTGATTTTGAAAAGTATGATGGAGATTCTGTTGATTTTACTAAAAAGGATCATATGGCAGCTATGGTAGGTGAACAGCCGGTTGAAGAGGTTACCATTCTTGCACCAACTGTTTCCAGGAACAAGGGAAATTATTTCAAGCGTCTTGTGAGTGATAGAGAGAAAGCAATGACAAAAGCAAATAAAAGAGTTCGAAGATGTAAAGAATGTTCGGCAACCACTCATGATTCGAGAACTTGTCCGAAGAAAAAGAAGGATGGAGGAGCTGTAGTTTCGAATATGTTgtga
- the LOC135149607 gene encoding uncharacterized protein LOC135149607 — protein sequence MIVQVMKNQEVNDNFKLNFLLVMSNVLIGTKGASYVDKQLLQLDDNLDNLKKYNWADFLLGYLVIGMESWNRTTTTFFRGSLIFLTLLYVDRVRYKGMNLVDRQFPSYNGWTLEMLRQRQEIEVIDGAFGVGSIQPSLKEYLQKIDPSEPPKTKVNDNENGAWDTWQYWSEVDRIEKDYLKRKESTSQQPHESTQCQSPQNTQYYTPPTEAADGNVEQTEEDVLHDLRKRAEELVDIKSKFDEDLVKAREKFPDNKNFAIIGEMLKEYLIPNQETGDDLGDELSPEIVASLEVVEEMDRTDIEILAEQQKDDERYVPPFSLGLDDIEKERNQNLVTPEPEPQEREKSKRTKKVGPYQKSPYVNRVIDIKERMNNEDFGYWVFLLKKKGELL from the exons ATgattgttcaagtgatgaaaaACCAAGAAGTTAATGATAACTTCAAATTAAACTTCCTTCTTGTTATGTCAAATGTGCTTATTGGTACAAAAGGAGCTTCTTATGTGGACAAACAACTGCTGCAACTTGATGATAACCTTGACAATCTCAAGAAGTATAACTGGGCAGATTTCCTCCTAGGCTACCTTGTAATTGGAATGGAGAGTTGGAAcagaacaacaacaacattTTTCCGAGGATCACTAATCTTTCTCACT TTGTTATATGTCGACCGTGTGAGGTACAAAGGAATGAACCTGGTTGATAGACAATTTCCTTCCTACAATGGTTGGACTCTAGAAATGTTGAGACAAAGACAAGAAATTGAGGTGATTGACGGAGCTTTTGGAGTTGGATCAATCCaaccaagtttaaaagaataTCTACAAAAAATTGATCCTTCTGAACCTCCAAAGACAAAG GTAAATGATAATGAAAATGGAGCCTGGGATACGTGGCAGTATTGGTCAGAGGTGGATAGAATTGAAAAAGATTACCTCAAGAGAAAGGAGTCAACATCACAACAACCTCATGAATCAACTCAGTGCCAAAGTCCACAAAATACACAGTATTACACTCCTCCAACAGAGGCAGCTGATGGAAATGTTGAACAAACTGAAGAG GATGTACTTCATGATTTACGTAAAAGGGCAGAGGAACTTGTGGACATAAAGTCCAAATTTGATGAAGATTTAGtgaaagcaagggaaaagtttCCCGATAATAAAAACTTTGCTATTATCGGTGAAATGCTGAAAGAATATCTCATTCCTAACCAGGAAACTGGTGATGATTTGGGTGATGAATTATCACCTGAAATAGTCGCCAGCCTAGAAGTTGTTGAAGAAATGGACAGAACCGACATTGAGATCCTTGCTGAGCAACAGAAAGATGATGAGAGATATGTCCCTCCTTTTTCCCTTGGACTGGATGACATAGAAAAAGAAAGgaatcaaaatttggtcacgCCAGAGCCAGAACCACAAGAGAGAGAAAAAAGCAAGCGGACAAAGAAAGTTGGTCCATATCAAAAATCACCCTATGTCAACAGGGTGATTGATATCAAGGAAAGAATGAATAATGAAGACTTTGGATATTGGGTCTTCTTGCTAAAGAAAAAGGGCGAGCTATTGTAA
- the LOC108202438 gene encoding probable protein arginine N-methyltransferase 6, with the protein MEGATDSGDDGDHQRQVSDDDDEETEIEETAYDFHDFNIHQAVIKDNVRNEAYRAAILHHQDNYIKDKVVVDVGSGTGILSIFCAQAGAKRVYAVEDTEIALQAQKVMEANNLSERVIVLHGYVEDVGINEKVDVIVSDWMDQLLLYNYENMLGSVLTARDRLLKPGGLIMPSNATLYIAPVTLPDRYSSKIDFWRNVYGIDMSAMVPWAIQDAYEDPCVEKIKSENLLALPQVVKRVDCYTINIQEIESFKSRFEFQCLTRATFHGFAFWFDVEFSGPVTSPADSNAPPLQSSSNHLTTSGQKRKRDDPIEAIVLSTAPDKPPTHWEQMVVYLNNPIDVEQGHRIEGSVTLTPNQEEDGPNVHIRLEYKSGHRSFVREAVMR; encoded by the exons ATGGAAGGAGCAACTGACAGTGGCGATGACGGTGATCATCAACGCCAAGTTTCCGACGATGACGACGAAGAAACAGAAATCGAAGAAACTGCATATGATTTCCACGATTTTAACATTCATCAGGCAGTGATTAAG GACAATGTGCGCAATGAAGCTTATAGGGCCGCTATCTTGCATCATCAGGATAACTACATTAAAGACAAA GTTGTGGTTGATGTTGGTTCAGGAACAGGGATTCTTTCTATATTTTGTGCTCAGGCTGGTGCAAAACGA GTTTATGCTGTGGAAGACACTGAAATAGCTTTGCAG GCACAAAAAGTCATGGAGGCCAATAATCTATCTGAAAGGGTCATCGTTTTACATGGATATGTGGAG GATGTTGGGATTAATGAAAAGGTCGATGTTATAGTTTCAGACTGGATGGATCAGTTACTTCTCTATAACTATGag AACATGTTGGGGAGCGTCCTTACAGCCAGAGATCGCTTGCTAAAACCTGGTGGTCTTATTATGCCTTCAAATGCGACG CTGTATATAGCTCCTGTCACTCTTCCTGACAGATACAGTTCAAAAATTGATTTCTGGCGCAATGTCTATGGAATCGACA TGTCTGCCATGGTACCTTGGGCAATACAAGATGCATATGAAGACCCGTGTGTGGAGAAGATTAAGAGTGAAAATCTTTTAGCATTGCCTCAAGTG GTGAAGCGTGTGGACTGTTATACAATTAATATACAGGAGATAGAATCATTTAAATCAAGATTCGAGTTTCAGTGTCTGACCCGAG CAACCTTTCATGGATTTGCTTTCTGGTTCGATGTCGAATTTAGTGGCCCTGTGACATCTCCTGCTGATAGCAATGCACCACCCTTGCAGTCTTCAAGCAATCATCTTACTACGAGTGGTCAAAAGAGAAAGCGTGACGATCCCATTGAAGCTATTGTACTGTCAACAGCACCTGACAAGCCACCAACACACTGGGAACAA ATGGTGGTCTACTTGAACAATCCAATAGATGTTGAACAAGGTCACCGGATTGAAGGTTCTGTGACATTGACACCTAATCAAGAAGAAGATGGTCCCAACGTGCACATCCGCCTTGAATACAA GTCAGGTCACCGTTCCTTTGTGAGAGAAGCAGTAATGCGCTGA
- the LOC108202436 gene encoding beta-amyrin 6-beta-monooxygenase-like, which translates to MEALVISSFPYMLSLLIIPISLYLFLILRKPNSQGSNLNVPPGSSGWPLVGESIKFALAGPQEFIKERTKKYSSDVFQTSLLGEKMAVFCGAQGNKFLFTNESKLLTSWWPQSMKKALLFPEFVEASLKEVSALKRSFMHDILKPEALKQYIPVMDSMAREHVDSEWAGNEVVKVFPMSKKYTFDLACRLFMSIVDAEHVTKLARHFTLVTSGMFSVPIDLPGTAYNGAIKGGRLVRKELMKIITERKREMQENESGAQARDLLSRMLLVTDENGECMSEMEISNNIIGLLVASYETTSTAVTFVLKYLAELPHIYNKVYEEQMEIAKTKADGELLTWEDVQKMKYSWNVACESLRLAPPGQGAFREAVTDFTFAGFTIPKGWKTFWMVHTTHKNPKYFADPETFDPSRFQGSGPAPYTFVPFGGGPRMCPGKEYARLEILVFMYNVVTRFKLEKLNPQEKIVFHASPVPMEGLPVRLIPHQT; encoded by the exons ATGGAAGCACTAGTTATCAGCTCATTCCCATATATGTTGTCATTACTCATCATTCCAATATCACTGTACCTTTTCTTGATTCTGCGAAAACCGAATTCTCAGGGCTCAAATTTAAATGTTCCACCAGGATCAAGTGGATGGCCATTAGTTGGAGAAAGTATCAAGTTTGCATTAGCAGGGCCTCAAGAATTCATCAAAGAAAGAACAAAGAAGTACTCTTCGGATGTGTTTCAGACGTCGCTACTAGGGGAAAAAATGGCTGTGTTCTGCGGAGCTCAGGGGAACAAGTTCCTCTTCACAAATGAAAGTAAGCTACTTACTTCCTGGTGGCCACAGTCCATGAAAAAGGCCTTGCTTTTCCCTGAGTTTGTCGAGGCTTCTTTGAAGGAAGTTTCAGCCCTCAAGCGTAGTTTCATGCATGACATTCTGAAGCCAGAGGCACTAAAGCAGTACATACCAGTCATGGATTCAATGGCACGGGAGCATGTAGATTCTGAATGGGCTGGTAATGAAGTAGTCAAGGTGTTTCCAATGTCAAAGAAATACACCTTTGATTTAGCGTGTAGATTGTTTATGAGTATTGTTGATGCTGAGCATGTTACAAAGCTAGCCAGGCACTTTACTCTTGTTACGTCTGGAATGTTCTCTGTCCCAATTGATCTGCCTGGTACTGCTTATAATGGTGCTATTAAGGGAGGAAGGTTAGTACGTAAGGAGCTTATGAAGATCATCACCGAGAGGAAAAGGGAAATGCAGGAAAATGAATCTGGAGCTCAAGCCCGTGATTTATTGTCTCGAATGCTGCTGGTGACAGATGAAAATGGAGAATGCATGAGTGAAATGGAGATTTCAAACAACATTATTGGCTTACTAGTTGCAAGCTATGAGACCACAAGCACTGCTGTAACCTTCGTTCTGAAGTACCTTGCTGAGCTTCCACATATCTATAATAAGGTTTACGAag AACAAATGGAGATAGCAAAAACAAAAGCAGACGGGGAGCTGTTGACGTGGGAAGATGTTCAGAAAATGAAATACTCTTGGAATGTGGCCTGCGAGTCTTTAAGGTTGGCACCACCTGGCCAAGGTGCCTTCAGAGAAGCAGTCACTGATTTTACGTTTGCTGGTTTTACCATTCCCAAAGGATGGAAG ACATTTTGGATGGTGCATACAACACACAAGAATCCAAAATACTTTGCGGATCCAGAAACATTTGATCCTTCAAGATTTCAAGGGAGCGGACCTGCTCCATACACTTTTGTACCTTTTGGGGGAGGACCTAGAATGTGTCCTGGGAAAGAGTATGCTCGACTTGAAATACTAGTGTTTATGTACAACGTTGTAACCAGATTCAAATTGGAGAAACTGAATCCCCAAGAAAAGATAGTCTTCCATGCCTCCCCTGTCCCGATGGAAGGTCTGCCAGTTCGCCTCATTCCTCACCAAACATAA
- the LOC108201387 gene encoding G-type lectin S-receptor-like serine/threonine-protein kinase RLK1: MAYSSPYIICIILFVLPYLALAQGIETVSVGSSLTAADKDKATSWYSFFGDFAFGFKKVQDQYLLSIWYENIPDKTVVWFVNGGTTVPAGSKVQLTADHGLDLSDSKGKEFWRSGMLAGTASKAVLNDTGNFMIFNSHSEKLWDSFSNPTDTLLPTQTLGIGGTLYSRLSETNFTKGRFQLRFLDNGNLVLNSRDLLTNYAYYPYYGDVSPSTNDTQGYQIQFSTAGYMYIVKGNDATENLTTKGIILSEAYYHRAILHFDGILVQYYHPRELTKGTKWTPVWQIPENICLDILGMGGSGACGFNNVCRLNDSRRVVCECPESYSLLDLNDKYGSCKTNVSQNCDNNGFQEDVYDFVEISDTNWPLNDYAHLEPISELECKNQCLNDCFCAVAIHREDSCWKKKLPLSYGKKEPSVNGKAFLKFSKVDLSTKNRPNTPRVGDNLPYREKGKGTLILVGSVLLGSSVFVNFVLIIVACFGFFYIYSKKMQHLQPAKSSVETNVRHFTSHELVEATNGFKEELGRGSFGIVYKGVIQMSSSVIVAVKKIDSLIQDGAKEFKTEVNVIAQTHHKNLVRLVGYCEEEEHHLLVYEYMVNGILASLLFSSVKPSWALRNHIALGIARGLAYLHEECSTQIIHCDIKPQNILLDEHYNARISDFGLAKLLMLNQSRTNTGIRGTKGYVAPEWFRNTPVTVKVDVYSYGVLLRNYLLQEKFGDKAILTDWAWDCFRDGRMVDLVENNEEDILSDWERVERFVMVGIWCIQEDPSLRPTMKKVTQMLEGVVDVPDPTCPSPFH, encoded by the coding sequence ATGGCTTATTCCTCCCCATATATAATATGCataattttgtttgtgttaCCGTATTTAGCACTTGCTCAAGGCATTGAAACAGTATCCGTAGGCTCGTCCCTCACAGCAGCAGACAAGGACAAGGCAACCTCATGGTATTCGTTTTTTGGTGATTTTGCATTCGGGTTTAAGAAAGTCCAGGATCAGTATTTGCTTTCCATTTGGTATGAGAATATACCTGATAAAACCGTAGTCTGGTTTGTAAATGGCGGTACTACCGTTCCTGCTGGATCCAAAGTGCAACTGACTGCGGACCACGGATTAGACCTCAGTGATTCTAAAGGCAAAGAATTTTGGAGATCCGGAATGCTGGCTGGTACAGCTTCTAAAGCTGTTCTTAATGATACAGGCAATTTCATGATTTTTAATAGCCATTCAGAAAAGTTATGGGATAGCTTCAGCAATCCAACTGATACCCTTTTGCCTACTCAGACTCTGGGGATAGGTGGTACACTTTACTCTCGCCTGAGTGAAACTAACTTCACGAAAGGGAGATTTCAGTTACGCTTCCTTGATAATGGGAATCTTGTGCTCAACAGCCGAGATTTACTTACTAATTATGCTTATTATCCCTACTATGGAGATGTCAGTCCTAGCACAAATGATACTCAAGGTTACCAGATACAATTTAGTACGGCGGGTTACATGTATATTGTTAAAGGAAATGATGCTACGGAGAACCTTACTACAAAGGGGATCATTCTGTCAGAAGCTTATTATCACAGAGCAATTCTGCACTTTGATGGTATTCTTGTCCAGTATTACCACCCTAGGGAGTTAACTAAAGGGACAAAGTGGACTCCTGTGTGGCAAATTCCAGAAAATATATGTCTTGATATTTTGGGAATGGGTGGAAGTGGGGCTTGTGGGTTCAATAATGTCTGCAGACTTAATGATTCTAGAAGAGTAGTCTGTGAATGCCCGGAAAGCTACTCATTACTTGATCTTAATGATAAGTATGGCAGCTGCAAGACGAATGTCAGCCAAAATTGTGACAATAATGGTTTTCAAGAAGATGTTTATGATTTTGTGGAGATTTCTGATACCAATTGGCCACTTAATGATTATGCGCATCTAGAGCCCATTTCAGAACTTGAGTGTAAAAACCAGTGTCTAAATGATTGCTTCTGTGCTGTTGCAATTCACCGAGAAGACAGCTGCTGGAAAAAGAAGCTACCTCTCTCGTATGGGAAGAAGGAACCATCTGTAAATGGTAAAGCTTTTCTCAAATTTAGTAAAGTAGATCTCTCAACAAAGAATCGGCCCAATACTCCAAGAGTTGGAGATAATTTACCTTATAGAGAGAAGGGAAAAGGTACTTTGATCCTTGTAGGTTCAGTGCTTTTAGGCAGTTCGGTGTTTGTCAATTTTGTATTGATTATTGTTGCTTGCTTCGGCTTCTTCTACATCTACAGTAAGAAAATGCAACATTTACAACCTGCCAAGAGTAGTGTTGAAACGAATGTCCGTCATTTTACCAGTCATGAGCTAGTAGAAGCCACAAATGGGTTCAAGGAAGAACTGGGAAGAGGTTCTTTTGGCATAGTTTATAAGGGAGTGATCCAGATGTCGTCTTCAGTTATTGTTGCAGTAAAGAAGATAGACAGCCTGATTCAAGATGGTGCAAAGGAGTTCAAAACAGAGGTTAATGTTATTGCACAAACTCATCACAAGAATTTGGTGAGGTTAGTTGGATACTGTGAAGAAGAGGAGCATCACCTATTAGTCTATGAATATATGGTCAATGGAATTTTAGCAAGTTTGCTTTTCAGCAGTGTGAAGCCTAGTTGGGCACTGAGGAACCATATTGCATTGGGCATTGCAAGAGGTTTGGCCTATCTCCATGAAGAATGCAGCACGCAAATTATCCATTGTGATATCAAGCCTCAGAACATTCTTCTCGATGAACACTACAATGCTCGGATTTCTGATTTTGGGCTGGCAAAACTCTTGATGCTCAACCAGAGTAGGACCAACACAGGAATTAGAGGCACCAAAGGTTACGTTGCACCTGAATGGTTTAGAAATACTCCGGTAACTGTTAAGGTTGATGTTTATAGCTATGGTGTTTTGCTGAGAAATTATTTGTTGCAGGAAAAGTTTGGAGATAAGGCCATCCTAACAGACTGGGCTTGGGATTGCTTTCGGGATGGTAGGATGGTTGACCTTGTTGAAAACAATGAGGAGGACATCTTGAGTGACTGGGAGAGAGTAGAGAGATTTGTGATGGTGGGGATTTGGTGCATTCAGGAAGATCCATCTCTGAGGCCAACCATGAAGAAAGTTACACAGATGCTCGAAGGAGTTGTTGATGTTCCTGATCCCACTTGCCCTTCTCCTTTCCATTGA